In Pueribacillus theae, the DNA window CCCTAAAAGATTATATTCGATTGTGGTTATTCCTCCTGTTTCGTAAAGCCTGTGCTTTCTTTGGAATTTCTTCACGGCACGTTCCGTTTCCTCATCATAAATTCCGTTTGTCGGGCCAGTGTAATAGCTGCCTGCTTTTAGCCGCTGTTGAACAATTTGCACAAGTGTGCCTTTTGAACCAAGCGAAAGGTTTTTGAACTCGCCTTCTCCCGTTCCTGTAATTGGACCGCGAATATGTACAATTGTTCCAATCGGCACCATATCGTAAAGTTTCTCAACATCTTCGTTAAACATTCGTACACATCCGCTGCTGACACGTTCACCAATCAGCCAAGATTTGTTTGTACCATGAATCCCGTATTTCCCCCAAGGAACATTTAAACCAAGCCATCTGGAACCAAAACCGCCGCCCCAATCTTTTGATTTTTCGACAATTTTAAATGTACCAATTGGAGTCGGAGAATTGTCTGTTCCAGGCGATATTTTGAATTCCCCTACAATTTCTTTATGCTTAATTAAAAACAATGTATTATCCCATAAATCAATATAAATTTTCGTTTCTTCGGCAGTAAACGCCTTATTATTAAAGAGTAATAACCCTATGAAAAAAAGAAAAGCGCCTAAAAGAAGCCTTCTTTTCACGATGTTACCTCCTAAGAATTCAAATGGGCTTTCTTGAATTACTCCTTGAAAGCTGTTTGATGGTATCTTCATTTTCATGATTGACTTCTTCAATCACACGATCATCTGCTCCGATAGTATTTAACCAAAGCGTTCAGGCTATGTAAGGTAATTATTACCGGACGTTTACTGAAAGCCTGAACATAAAAATTTGGACTTTATTGTAAGTATCGAGCAAAAAGAGAATCCCCATATGGTTGGGGATTCTAGCAAAGTTCATATTTGGCTTAAATCACATACTTGGCGGATCGATCCCTTGCAATCTAAGTAAGATATTGACTTGTGCGAGATGATAGACTTCGTGATCGAACATTCTTTTTACTATCCACTCCACCGTTGGGTTTTCAACATTTTTTCCCCTAAAGCCGTCAGGCATGGTTCTCGTTTCTTTCAAAATGGACATCTCGTTTTGCTCTAAAAAATTAATTGTGTTCTCTCTTGTTTCTTTGAGATAATCCATTATTTCCTCTGTGTTTGTTAATTCTTTTTTCCTTTTTGGGGTAAAATCTTGTTTTTCTAAAATGACTGCGTGAAGAAACCAGTCTTCGGCTTGGGCAGTATGCCTTAATAAAAAAGCAATATTATTGGCATATCCATCTGTTTTCCATTCTAATTGTTCTTGTGTGATCGTTTCATACTGGGGAAAAAAGCGGTCTCTTAAGTCGTTAATATGGACAAATTGTTCGATTGCCTTCAAATTATATTTCTCCCTTCACATGAAAGTATATAGATTGGAAATTCTCTAAAAGAACTTCATTTCCTTTAAAAAAAGCTAAAGTTGTTTTTCTAGAGATAGTGTTTTAACGAAAAATAAAAAATGGCATCTGTTGGAAAAACGGGACGAAATCCAACCTAGTTATGATGTGTGTACGCATCAGCGTGCAAAGGTAGATACCTTTGGGTGTGTATAAGGCGAAACTTCCCTCAGTGGGGGTCTTGCTGACGGTTGCGGCGTGATAATTTCTACAAAAGAAAAACACCCGTCATTATGACGAGCGCTTACGAATACCGAGTCGTTCTTTAATTGCATATTGGAGTAAGTGTGAAAAATTAACGCCTTCTTTTTCAGCTGCATCATTGAGCCATTTAGGAATGGTAAGGGTCTTTTTAACAGCCTTGTTTTCCGTTTCTTCTCGAATAATATCTGTCCACGCTTCCACAAGTGCGACAAATGCACCTTTTTCTATTTGAACATTTGCAGGAGATGAAGGAGTTGGAATTGTTTCACCGTCCTCTTCCATTCCATAAAGAAAGCCTGACAAAGCATCGCGTGCCATTGACATTGCTTCTTGCAAGTCAGACCCTTCAGTAATACAACCAGGTAAGTCGGGAAATGTTACAGTGTATCCTTCACTTCCATCATTACCTTGGTCAAAAATAGCTGGAAATAAATACTTTGCCATTTATTGAAAAATCTCCTTTAGAAGAGCTATTTAAGCCCTGCTTGTTTTAATATTGAATTTAGTGTTCCAGGTTTAAAAGGTCTTTTCTAGGATGAGGAACTGACACTGTGCCGGGTTTTGAAGGGTAATTTAAAGTGGTAATGACTTTCTACAACCCGTTTTAAATACCAACCATGATTTTCAAGAAGTTTAATGATTTCCCTTGAAGATCTTTTGTTCCCCTCCTTTCAATTATATAATAACACGTGCAAATTACACGTGCAATAAACATATTTATTTTGATTGGGATAAAAAAAAGAACCGGCAAATAACCGATTCTTAGTCAAATACGCCTTGCTGAATAGGGTTAAATCATTCTTTTCTTCGTTTCAACTGGATTGTCAGCGTAACTGCTCCAATCACTCCAACTGCCAGCATATAACTTCACATTTTCTAATCCTGCTTCCTGCATCGCTAAAATATTTGGGCAGGCAGAGACACCAGAACCACAATAGACAATAATTTCTTCTTTTTCCTTTAGGCCATCAAACCGGTGTTTAATTAATTCTTTATCCCATTTTCCATCTTTTACATTTTCGCCCCAAAAAAAGTTTACGGCTCCAGGAATATGCCCTGCTTTTGAATCGAGTGGCTCATGCACTCCCAGATAACGTTCAGCTGAACGGGAATCGACTAAGACTGTATCCAGTTTATGAAGTTGTTCTTGAACATCTTTCATATCGACTACCATCTCTTCATTGATTTTTGGCTGGAATTTACGCTTTATAGGACGTGGGACATTTGT includes these proteins:
- a CDS encoding L,D-transpeptidase family protein — translated: MKRRLLLGAFLFFIGLLLFNNKAFTAEETKIYIDLWDNTLFLIKHKEIVGEFKISPGTDNSPTPIGTFKIVEKSKDWGGGFGSRWLGLNVPWGKYGIHGTNKSWLIGERVSSGCVRMFNEDVEKLYDMVPIGTIVHIRGPITGTGEGEFKNLSLGSKGTLVQIVQQRLKAGSYYTGPTNGIYDEETERAVKKFQRKHRLYETGGITTIEYNLLGILE
- a CDS encoding DinB family protein, which produces MKAIEQFVHINDLRDRFFPQYETITQEQLEWKTDGYANNIAFLLRHTAQAEDWFLHAVILEKQDFTPKRKKELTNTEEIMDYLKETRENTINFLEQNEMSILKETRTMPDGFRGKNVENPTVEWIVKRMFDHEVYHLAQVNILLRLQGIDPPSM
- a CDS encoding type II toxin-antitoxin system HicB family antitoxin yields the protein MAKYLFPAIFDQGNDGSEGYTVTFPDLPGCITEGSDLQEAMSMARDALSGFLYGMEEDGETIPTPSSPANVQIEKGAFVALVEAWTDIIREETENKAVKKTLTIPKWLNDAAEKEGVNFSHLLQYAIKERLGIRKRSS
- a CDS encoding type II toxin-antitoxin system HicA family toxin → MIKLLENHGWYLKRVVESHYHFKLPFKTRHSVSSSS
- a CDS encoding sulfurtransferase, translated to MPSKWKNIVEADWLVEHISDSNLVIVDCRFHLEDPEEGKKQYEAGHISNAVYFDLNEDLSGPVKEHGGRHPLPDPTVFLNKLENAGINETVTVVAYDDQNGMVAARFWWMLKYFGHPAVYVLDGGFSHWVEKNYPVSTNVPRPIKRKFQPKINEEMVVDMKDVQEQLHKLDTVLVDSRSAERYLGVHEPLDSKAGHIPGAVNFFWGENVKDGKWDKELIKHRFDGLKEKEEIIVYCGSGVSACPNILAMQEAGLENVKLYAGSWSDWSSYADNPVETKKRMI